A window from Thalassophryne amazonica chromosome 15, fThaAma1.1, whole genome shotgun sequence encodes these proteins:
- the LOC117526834 gene encoding uncharacterized protein LOC117526834 isoform X2 — translation MLATIQVTACPGTQNDRLQCVNDYIEHHGVCGTSTYVTSYTDAECSINVRRVKTKKRKYFREYNASCKLNSFDVAKPALKRCKLVFNADRIFASDHLLSINLMCNPTNQSLINIFYKPACHVKLSSPGRPHINLTTVSWSPIDTNDDEVFTTCISQIQWKQEDQSWTNASVRDKESHCSWQETHLNPDSLVLGEKYEARVRVQAKADWSQSYWSDWSPIASWTSAIGKTKLSPSDGRGALKLDILGGTVGATVFALCLVIVLFRTDKTTWIYIVKKIRGPPLPDPRKSFLHDVNFKAWHTSNLFYSVWKLDSEVLSSEVTIMDGTTHCRPEAVPRDKMRCESHYESSSSSFCNPIYSHLCVPAVFHLMPGNLEPCPADTPYGPVGRQDNGKSEEEDMEEVRRKDVEILQLLSRGSGDSQPLEMCSDYKRVEKIEAERCGLQSPDSGMCSGEEVSQESLEEEDGVGVTTGQEEIAKSCRKELEFQKLLGKIGSGGSVQVCSDYEQVAKPEVMNPSLQSPDSGVVSAGEEQTSQDNLEDANGSTASTTFLFPSPSSTLPNPLLSFPALLLKSSGEGFTPPLNPCPKHILEMIGLNSATKPVEPSGDGYMPVRVEVN, via the exons ATGCTGGCCACCATTCAAGTGACGGCGTGTCCTGGAACCCAAAACGACA GACTCCAATGCGTGAATGACTACATAGAACATCACGGTGTATGTGGAACCAGCACATATGTGACCAGCTACACAGATGCTGAGTGCTCAATAAATGTGAGAAGGGTCAAAACCAAGAAAAG GAAATACTTCAGAGAATACAACGCCTCCTGCAAGTTGAACTCCTTTGATGTTGCCAAACCAGCACTGAAGAGATGCAAACTGGTCTTCAACGCAGATCGCATT TTTGCGTCTGACCATCTTTTGTCCATTAATCTAATGTGTAACCCAACAAATCAAAGTTTGATTAACATTTTCTACAAACCAGCTTGCCACG TAAAGCTGAGTTCTCCTGGAAGACCACATATCAACTTGACCACAGTTTCCTGGTCCCCAATTGACACCAATGACGACGAAGTATTTACAACTTGCATTTCACAAATCCAGTGGAAACAAGAGGATCAGTCATGGACG AATGCCTCTGTTCGTGATAAAGAGAGCCATTGCAGCTGGCAAGAAACTCATCTGAACCCAGACTCGCTGGTACTCGGGGAGAAGTACGAGGCACGGGTTCGAGTCCAGGCCAAAGCAGACTGGAGCCAATCATACTGGAGTGACTGGAGCCCCATTGCATCATGGACATCAGCTATAGGGAAAACAAAGCTATCGCCATcag ATGGTCGTGGTGCACTGAAATTGGATATTTTGGGTGGCACGGTTGGCGCAACAGTATTTGCCTTGTGTCTGGTCATTGTGCTCTTTAGGACAGACAAAACCACCTG GATTTACATAGTGAAGAAGATCCGAGGTCCACCTTTACCAGATCCGAGGAAGTCTTTCCTCCAtgatgtcaatttcaag GCATGGCATACCAGTAATTTATTCTATTCTGTCTGGAAGCTTGATTCTGAAGTTCTCTCTTCAGAGGTCACCATTATGGATGGCACCACCCACTGTAGACCAGAGGCAGTACCACGAGACAAGATGAGATGCGAGAGCCATTATGAATCATCTAGTTCTAGCTTCTGCAACCCTATTTATTCCCACCTGTGTGTTCCAGCCGTCTTCCATCTCATGCCAGGTAATTTAGAGCCATGTCCTGCTGATACGCCTTATGGACCTGTTGGTCGTCAAGACAATGGGAAAAGCGAAGAAGAGGACATGGAGGAAGTGAGGAGAAAAGATGTGGAGATTCTACAGTTGCTCTCCAGAGGCAGCGGTGACAGCCAGCCTTTAGAAATGTGTTCGGATTATAAAAGGGTTGAGAAGATCGAAGCTGAACGCTGTGGTCTCCAGAGCCCAGATTCAGGTATGTGTAGTGGGGAAGAGGTCAGTCAAGAGAGCCTTGAAGAAGAAGATGGGGTTGGTGTGACCACTGGCCAAGAAGAAATTGCAAAGTCGTGTAGAAAAGAGCTTGAATTTCAGAAGTTGCTTGGTAAGATTGGCTCTGGAGGGTCCGTCCAGGTGTGTTCAGATTATGAGCAAGTTGCAAAGCCAGAGGTTATGAATCCCAGCCTCCAGAGTCCAGATTCAGGTGTAGTTAGTGCAGGTGAGGAGCAGACGAGTCAGGACAACTTAGAAGATGCCAATGGCTCCACTGCATCCACAACCTTCTTGTTTCCGTCACCCTCCAGTACTTTACCAAATCCGTTGCTTTCTTTTCCTGCACTGCTTTTGAAGAGCTCCGGTGAAGGTTTCACTCCACCTCTGAACCCTTGCCCAAAACATATACTTGAGATGATTGGTCTGAATTCAGCCACCAAGCCAGTGGAGCCTTCTGGTGATGGATATATGCCAGTGAGAGTGGAAGTAAACTGA
- the LOC117526834 gene encoding uncharacterized protein LOC117526834 isoform X1, which yields MLATIQVTACPGTQNDRLQCVNDYIEHHGVCGTSTYVTSYTDAECSINVRRVKTKKRKYFREYNASCKLNSFDVAKPALKRCKLVFNADRIVRFASDHLLSINLMCNPTNQSLINIFYKPACHVKLSSPGRPHINLTTVSWSPIDTNDDEVFTTCISQIQWKQEDQSWTNASVRDKESHCSWQETHLNPDSLVLGEKYEARVRVQAKADWSQSYWSDWSPIASWTSAIGKTKLSPSDGRGALKLDILGGTVGATVFALCLVIVLFRTDKTTWIYIVKKIRGPPLPDPRKSFLHDVNFKAWHTSNLFYSVWKLDSEVLSSEVTIMDGTTHCRPEAVPRDKMRCESHYESSSSSFCNPIYSHLCVPAVFHLMPGNLEPCPADTPYGPVGRQDNGKSEEEDMEEVRRKDVEILQLLSRGSGDSQPLEMCSDYKRVEKIEAERCGLQSPDSGMCSGEEVSQESLEEEDGVGVTTGQEEIAKSCRKELEFQKLLGKIGSGGSVQVCSDYEQVAKPEVMNPSLQSPDSGVVSAGEEQTSQDNLEDANGSTASTTFLFPSPSSTLPNPLLSFPALLLKSSGEGFTPPLNPCPKHILEMIGLNSATKPVEPSGDGYMPVRVEVN from the exons ATGCTGGCCACCATTCAAGTGACGGCGTGTCCTGGAACCCAAAACGACA GACTCCAATGCGTGAATGACTACATAGAACATCACGGTGTATGTGGAACCAGCACATATGTGACCAGCTACACAGATGCTGAGTGCTCAATAAATGTGAGAAGGGTCAAAACCAAGAAAAG GAAATACTTCAGAGAATACAACGCCTCCTGCAAGTTGAACTCCTTTGATGTTGCCAAACCAGCACTGAAGAGATGCAAACTGGTCTTCAACGCAGATCGCATTGTGAGA TTTGCGTCTGACCATCTTTTGTCCATTAATCTAATGTGTAACCCAACAAATCAAAGTTTGATTAACATTTTCTACAAACCAGCTTGCCACG TAAAGCTGAGTTCTCCTGGAAGACCACATATCAACTTGACCACAGTTTCCTGGTCCCCAATTGACACCAATGACGACGAAGTATTTACAACTTGCATTTCACAAATCCAGTGGAAACAAGAGGATCAGTCATGGACG AATGCCTCTGTTCGTGATAAAGAGAGCCATTGCAGCTGGCAAGAAACTCATCTGAACCCAGACTCGCTGGTACTCGGGGAGAAGTACGAGGCACGGGTTCGAGTCCAGGCCAAAGCAGACTGGAGCCAATCATACTGGAGTGACTGGAGCCCCATTGCATCATGGACATCAGCTATAGGGAAAACAAAGCTATCGCCATcag ATGGTCGTGGTGCACTGAAATTGGATATTTTGGGTGGCACGGTTGGCGCAACAGTATTTGCCTTGTGTCTGGTCATTGTGCTCTTTAGGACAGACAAAACCACCTG GATTTACATAGTGAAGAAGATCCGAGGTCCACCTTTACCAGATCCGAGGAAGTCTTTCCTCCAtgatgtcaatttcaag GCATGGCATACCAGTAATTTATTCTATTCTGTCTGGAAGCTTGATTCTGAAGTTCTCTCTTCAGAGGTCACCATTATGGATGGCACCACCCACTGTAGACCAGAGGCAGTACCACGAGACAAGATGAGATGCGAGAGCCATTATGAATCATCTAGTTCTAGCTTCTGCAACCCTATTTATTCCCACCTGTGTGTTCCAGCCGTCTTCCATCTCATGCCAGGTAATTTAGAGCCATGTCCTGCTGATACGCCTTATGGACCTGTTGGTCGTCAAGACAATGGGAAAAGCGAAGAAGAGGACATGGAGGAAGTGAGGAGAAAAGATGTGGAGATTCTACAGTTGCTCTCCAGAGGCAGCGGTGACAGCCAGCCTTTAGAAATGTGTTCGGATTATAAAAGGGTTGAGAAGATCGAAGCTGAACGCTGTGGTCTCCAGAGCCCAGATTCAGGTATGTGTAGTGGGGAAGAGGTCAGTCAAGAGAGCCTTGAAGAAGAAGATGGGGTTGGTGTGACCACTGGCCAAGAAGAAATTGCAAAGTCGTGTAGAAAAGAGCTTGAATTTCAGAAGTTGCTTGGTAAGATTGGCTCTGGAGGGTCCGTCCAGGTGTGTTCAGATTATGAGCAAGTTGCAAAGCCAGAGGTTATGAATCCCAGCCTCCAGAGTCCAGATTCAGGTGTAGTTAGTGCAGGTGAGGAGCAGACGAGTCAGGACAACTTAGAAGATGCCAATGGCTCCACTGCATCCACAACCTTCTTGTTTCCGTCACCCTCCAGTACTTTACCAAATCCGTTGCTTTCTTTTCCTGCACTGCTTTTGAAGAGCTCCGGTGAAGGTTTCACTCCACCTCTGAACCCTTGCCCAAAACATATACTTGAGATGATTGGTCTGAATTCAGCCACCAAGCCAGTGGAGCCTTCTGGTGATGGATATATGCCAGTGAGAGTGGAAGTAAACTGA